In Candidatus Delongbacteria bacterium, a single window of DNA contains:
- the gltX gene encoding glutamate--tRNA ligase, producing MRPGPVVTRIAPSPTGDPHIGTVFMALFNLAFARRHGGRFILRIEDTDQGRSTRESEEAIFAALRWAGIPWDEGPDKGGPNGPYRQSERLPIYEEHVARLVEAGKAYPCFCDAARLKALREEQLARKQDPRYDGHCQHLDRRDTMHRVLTGEAHVIRLAVPDEGECVVPDRLRGEIRIAWSTVDHQILRKTDGFPTYHLANVVDDRLMGVTHVIRGEEWISSLPKHVLLYEGFGWELPEFIHMPLLRNPDKSKLSKRKNPTSVTWYREAGYLPEAVLNYLGMMGYTLPDGREMFTLDEFIESFEIDRVVLGGPVFDLAKLNWLNGRYLRERLTPAQILERLHGWRLNDELLLKALPLTQKRLTTLADFVPMTAFLLRGALDYDSAELVGADGARTARWLRIALWQMEQLRPFTAASVRALFEDMVEREGANLRELLAPFFLAVTGAKVSLPLFDSCELLGADLTRRRLQEGLERLAAAGHELKGKTLKALEEDYRRRYVETR from the coding sequence ATGAGGCCCGGTCCCGTCGTCACCCGCATCGCCCCCTCGCCCACCGGAGACCCCCACATCGGGACGGTCTTCATGGCCCTGTTCAACCTGGCCTTCGCCCGCCGCCATGGCGGGAGATTCATCTTGCGCATCGAGGACACGGACCAGGGCCGTTCCACGCGCGAGAGCGAGGAGGCGATCTTCGCCGCCCTGCGCTGGGCCGGGATTCCGTGGGACGAGGGTCCGGACAAGGGCGGGCCCAACGGCCCTTACCGGCAGAGCGAGCGCCTGCCCATCTATGAGGAACACGTGGCGCGGTTGGTGGAGGCGGGCAAGGCCTATCCCTGCTTCTGCGACGCGGCGCGGCTGAAGGCCCTGCGCGAGGAGCAGCTGGCCCGCAAGCAGGATCCGCGCTACGACGGCCACTGTCAGCACCTGGATCGTAGGGACACGATGCATCGTGTCCTGACGGGCGAAGCGCACGTAATCCGCCTGGCCGTGCCCGACGAGGGCGAGTGCGTGGTGCCCGACCGCCTGCGTGGCGAGATCCGCATCGCCTGGAGCACGGTGGACCACCAGATTCTGCGCAAGACCGACGGCTTCCCCACCTACCACCTGGCCAACGTGGTGGACGACCGCCTGATGGGCGTCACCCACGTGATCCGCGGCGAGGAGTGGATCTCCAGCCTGCCCAAGCACGTCCTGCTCTACGAGGGCTTCGGCTGGGAGCTGCCGGAGTTCATCCACATGCCGCTCTTGCGCAACCCGGACAAGAGCAAGCTCAGCAAGCGCAAGAATCCCACCAGCGTCACCTGGTACCGCGAGGCCGGCTATCTGCCCGAGGCCGTGCTCAACTACCTGGGCATGATGGGCTACACGCTGCCCGACGGCCGGGAGATGTTCACGCTGGACGAGTTCATCGAATCCTTCGAGATCGACCGCGTGGTGCTGGGCGGCCCGGTCTTCGACCTGGCCAAGCTCAACTGGCTCAACGGGCGTTACCTGCGCGAGCGTCTGACCCCGGCGCAGATCCTCGAGCGCCTGCACGGCTGGCGCCTGAACGACGAGCTGCTGCTCAAGGCCCTGCCGTTGACTCAGAAGCGCCTGACCACGCTGGCGGATTTCGTCCCCATGACGGCCTTCCTGCTGCGCGGGGCGCTGGACTACGACAGCGCCGAGCTGGTCGGCGCCGACGGCGCGCGCACGGCGCGCTGGCTGCGCATCGCGCTTTGGCAGATGGAGCAGCTCCGCCCCTTCACGGCCGCCAGCGTCCGCGCGCTCTTCGAGGACATGGTGGAACGCGAAGGGGCGAACCTGCGCGAGCTGCTGGCGCCCTTCTTCCTGGCTGTCACCGGGGCCAAGGTCAGCCTGCCGCTCTTCGATAGCTGCGAGCTGCTGGGCGCGGACTTGACGCGCCGCCGGCTGCAGGAAGGCCTGGAGCGGCTGGCCGCCGCCGGGCACGAACTCAAAGGCAAGACCCTCAAGGCGCTGGAGGAGGACTACCGGCGCCGCTACGTGGAGACCCGCTGA
- a CDS encoding glutamine--tRNA ligase/YqeY domain fusion protein produces MEPTPLTSGRDFIRQIIDADLASGKHVNVVTRFPPEPNGYLHIGHAKAICLNFGLAAEYGLKVPARCHLRFDDTNPEKEEQEYIDAIEADVRWLGFDWGAHLYHASDYFQQLYDFSEELIGKGLAYVDDQSAEEIRATRGSLTEPGVDSPWRGRSVEENLDLFRRMRAGEFADGSRVLRARIDMASPNLNLRDPALWRIRRAPHPRTGEAWLIYPMYDYTHPLSDALESITHSICTLEFENHRPLYDWAVDNVSVDCKPRQIEFARLNLTYTVMSKRKLLFLVKEGHVDGWDDPRMPTLSGLRRRGYTPGAIRDFCERIGVAKRDSVVDVQLLEHCLREDLNRNAPRRMAVLDPLPVTIENWEAGRVDWLEAVNNPEDESAGTRQVPFSGELFIEREDFVEDPPKKWFRLSPGAEVRLRWGYLFTCTEVIKDSAGRVERLIGRIDPASRGGNAPDGRKVKGTIHWVSAAHAVEAEVRLYEHLFAVEKPGAERDFLLDINPSSLRSVTCCKLEPALAEAVPDVPVQFERLGYFVRDSRATGLVFNRTVTLRDTWAKEAQKS; encoded by the coding sequence ATGGAACCGACCCCGCTGACTTCCGGCCGCGACTTCATCCGGCAGATCATCGACGCCGACCTGGCCTCGGGCAAGCACGTGAACGTCGTCACGCGCTTTCCGCCCGAACCCAACGGCTACCTGCACATCGGCCACGCCAAGGCCATCTGCCTGAACTTCGGCCTGGCCGCCGAGTACGGGCTTAAGGTCCCGGCGCGCTGCCACCTGCGCTTCGACGACACCAACCCGGAGAAAGAGGAGCAGGAGTACATCGACGCCATCGAGGCCGACGTGCGCTGGCTGGGCTTCGACTGGGGCGCACACCTCTACCACGCCTCGGACTACTTCCAGCAGCTCTACGACTTCTCGGAGGAGCTGATCGGCAAGGGCCTGGCCTACGTGGACGACCAGAGCGCCGAGGAGATCCGGGCCACGCGCGGCTCGCTGACCGAGCCCGGCGTCGACAGCCCCTGGCGCGGGCGCTCCGTCGAGGAGAACCTCGACCTGTTCCGCCGCATGCGCGCGGGCGAGTTCGCCGACGGCAGCCGCGTGCTGCGCGCGCGGATCGACATGGCCAGCCCCAACCTCAACCTGCGCGACCCGGCCCTCTGGCGGATCCGCCGGGCCCCGCACCCGCGCACGGGCGAGGCCTGGCTGATCTACCCCATGTACGACTACACGCACCCGCTCAGCGACGCGCTGGAGTCCATCACGCACTCCATCTGCACGCTGGAGTTCGAAAACCACCGCCCGCTCTACGACTGGGCCGTGGACAACGTCAGCGTGGACTGCAAGCCGCGCCAGATCGAGTTCGCGCGGCTCAACCTGACCTACACGGTGATGAGCAAGCGCAAGCTGCTCTTCCTGGTGAAGGAGGGCCACGTGGACGGCTGGGACGATCCGCGCATGCCCACCCTTTCAGGTTTGCGCCGCCGGGGCTACACGCCCGGGGCCATCCGCGACTTCTGCGAGCGCATCGGCGTGGCCAAGCGCGACAGCGTGGTGGACGTGCAACTGTTGGAGCACTGCCTGCGCGAGGACCTGAACCGCAACGCCCCGCGCCGGATGGCCGTGCTGGATCCGCTGCCCGTCACCATCGAGAACTGGGAGGCGGGCCGGGTGGACTGGCTGGAGGCCGTCAACAACCCCGAGGACGAATCCGCCGGCACGCGCCAGGTGCCGTTCTCCGGTGAGCTGTTCATCGAGCGCGAGGACTTCGTGGAGGATCCGCCCAAGAAGTGGTTCCGCCTCTCGCCGGGGGCCGAGGTGCGCCTGCGCTGGGGCTACCTGTTCACCTGCACCGAGGTGATCAAGGATTCCGCCGGCCGCGTGGAGCGCCTGATCGGACGGATCGACCCGGCGAGCCGGGGCGGCAACGCACCCGACGGTCGCAAGGTCAAGGGAACCATCCACTGGGTGAGCGCGGCCCACGCCGTGGAGGCCGAGGTGCGGCTCTACGAGCACCTGTTCGCCGTGGAGAAGCCCGGCGCGGAGCGGGACTTCCTGCTGGACATCAACCCGAGTTCGCTGCGCAGCGTGACCTGCTGCAAGCTCGAACCCGCGCTGGCGGAGGCTGTTCCGGACGTGCCCGTGCAGTTCGAGCGCCTGGGCTACTTCGTGCGCGACAGCCGCGCAACCGGTCTGGTGTTCAACCGCACGGTCACCCTGCGCGACACCTGGGCCAAGGAAGCGCAGAAGTCCTGA
- a CDS encoding MmcQ/YjbR family DNA-binding protein, whose amino-acid sequence MSESDKTRGEVRQQLSAQPASTEEEPFGPGVWVYKVCGKVFALLTQDGPVRLSLKCDPVRALELRGAFAAITPGYHLNKEHWNTLELPGGLPAALVDELILHSHELVTARLKKSERQAVALQRTLT is encoded by the coding sequence TTGAGCGAGTCGGACAAAACCAGAGGCGAGGTGCGCCAGCAGCTGTCCGCTCAGCCCGCCAGCACGGAGGAGGAGCCCTTCGGGCCGGGCGTCTGGGTCTACAAGGTCTGCGGCAAGGTCTTCGCATTGCTCACCCAGGACGGCCCCGTTCGGCTCAGCCTCAAGTGCGACCCCGTGCGGGCCCTGGAGCTGCGCGGGGCCTTCGCCGCCATCACGCCCGGCTACCACCTGAACAAGGAACACTGGAACACCCTGGAGCTGCCCGGCGGACTGCCGGCGGCCCTGGTGGACGAACTCATCCTGCACAGCCACGAGCTGGTGACGGCCCGCCTGAAGAAGAGCGAGCGCCAGGCCGTGGCCCTCCAAAGGACCCTCACATGA
- a CDS encoding SIMPL domain-containing protein, with protein sequence MNIVNGDSRRGLLPAALILGLCLMAAAWIGGRAFLAARMAGDGLTVKGTAEAKATSTLAVWRGSVSARSADPAGATRELEQQAQRVATWLESQGVKPAEWEWLPLQSYVIYRTTAGGNATSEVEAYQLERPLKLQSSRVKEIARLARETEGLLREGVTWSGAPPEFYLGDLEKVKLELLGRAATDARRRAEVLLGGGKRLGGLVSARQGILQVTQPNSVEVEDYGMYSTETIEKVVKAVVTVTFALRP encoded by the coding sequence ATGAACATCGTCAACGGCGACAGCCGGCGCGGCCTGCTGCCGGCGGCCCTGATCCTGGGTCTCTGCCTGATGGCCGCGGCCTGGATCGGCGGGCGGGCCTTCCTGGCGGCGCGCATGGCCGGCGACGGCCTCACGGTCAAGGGCACGGCGGAGGCCAAGGCCACCTCCACCCTGGCGGTTTGGCGCGGCAGCGTCAGCGCCCGCTCCGCGGACCCGGCGGGCGCCACGCGCGAACTGGAGCAGCAGGCCCAGCGGGTGGCCACCTGGCTGGAGAGCCAGGGCGTCAAGCCCGCCGAGTGGGAGTGGCTGCCCCTGCAGTCCTACGTGATCTACCGGACCACGGCCGGCGGGAACGCCACCTCCGAGGTGGAGGCCTACCAGCTGGAACGGCCGCTCAAGCTGCAGTCCAGCCGGGTGAAGGAGATCGCGCGCCTGGCCCGGGAGACCGAGGGCCTGTTGCGCGAAGGCGTCACCTGGAGCGGCGCGCCGCCCGAATTCTATCTGGGCGACCTGGAGAAGGTCAAGCTCGAGCTGCTGGGCCGGGCCGCCACCGACGCGCGCCGGCGCGCCGAGGTCCTGCTGGGTGGCGGCAAGCGCCTGGGCGGGCTGGTGAGCGCGCGCCAGGGCATCCTGCAGGTCACCCAGCCCAATTCGGTGGAAGTGGAGGACTACGGCATGTACTCCACCGAGACCATCGAGAAGGTGGTCAAGGCGGTGGTGACCGTGACCTTCGCGCTGAGACCCTGA